TTGCTCAATAATTCATCTAAAGTAAAACCGCCTACAAAAGCTCTTAAAGCCAATTGCATTGCTACATACAATTGTTTTTCAAAATCTTTATTAGCCACCAACGCTTTCAAAATATCAGTTACTTGATATTTAACAAAGAAATTAATTCTCAAACCCGCTTTGTCTTTGGTCAATAATTCTTGACCAGAAATTTCCAATTGTTGCATTCTAGCATCGACTGTTTTAACCTCAACAGGAATTGCATTATTCCAAAAGTAATATGTACCAGCAGTCAATTCTTTAGTAAAGGCGCGATTTACAAATAACAAGGCTTTCTCATGACTCATGACTTGAAACTTTCTAGTAAATGATTTTACTTTTGTGTTTTCCAACAAAGTCATCGCAATTTGCTCTGTGATGTGTACTTTAGACAAATCAGCTTTGATAAATTTATTGTCTGCATAGCCTCTCCAAAAAGCATATCTGCCTGTTGTCAATACTTCTTTAAAAATGCCATTTTCAAAGTACAAAGCCATTTCGTTATCTGCTACTTCAATTATTTCCAACATAGAACCCAAGACTTCATTTTGCAATAAAAGATTCAATTCTACTGGAGAAACAAAGGATTGTTTCATTTCGTAAATGCTTGCTTCTTTGTTACCAAACAACCAGTATTTACCTTCATTCAATACTTCGATTAATTTTCTATTTTCAAATACCAAACCTACTTGGTATGCCTCAATTTTAATTCTTTTCAACATCATTTCTATTTATTACAATTATTATACTTTTTTTAAATAAGAAAACGTTTTGCCTTTGTCCTTATAAAAAGACGGAATGTAAAATGTTTAGTGTTTCTTTAATTTGGTTTTTGATTCTATATTATTTTCAATATTGTATTTAAAACCTTCAAATCTTAAAGCAAATCAATGTCGCAAAAAACGAGTTTCATATTCAGGTCACTTCATAAGTGTAAAACTTGAACACTAGTTCTTTTTTTACTGACAAAGACAAATCAGTTTTCTTTGTGTCATTCTTTTTAAGAGTGAATGATCTCTGGAATACAGATTTTAAGTCTGTAAAATCTACATTAAAAGTGTAGCACTCTACCAATTGAGTTATCACATCAAAATGTGAGAAGGACTCGAACCTTCACTTTCTATTGTTCTAACCAAACTGAACTATCACAACATAACATTGTGAGTGGGATTCGAACCCACGACCCATAGCGTGTGATAATTTTTTGGAAAACCATCAAAACCTCCAAATCAAGTTGTATAGTAAAACAGAATACTTCCCAGTACTATTTACCACAATGGTGCTATACAGAAACACACAACAGGACTTGTTTGATATTATATATGTAATGAACGTATTTATTGCTGAAACAAATATTCAAAACTAACTACGCAATTATTCTGCGTACCTAATTTATTTGTGGAACAGAACCGAATCGAACGGTTCCCTCCTGCTCTTCAAACAGGCGTGCACACCATGTGCACCACTATTCCAATTTGTCTGAGAAGCAGGACTCGAACCTGCAACCTCCTGCATCCAAAGCAGGTAAACAACCAATCGTTATCTTCCCAGAGTTATAATTTGGGTGTTTTCGGGAATCGAACCCTGTTCTTCGGATTCACTCCCGAAACTTCGGGACGAGATTTTACCAAATAAACTAAAAACACCGTGTGCGGCTTATACGAGAATCGAACTCGTTTCTCCCGAGAGACAGTCGGGAAGGTTAGCCAGTAACCCCAATAAGCCAGTTTCCTTTCTAAAAAACTTGTGACCTCGACTGGACTCGAACCAGTAACCTACTGCTTCGTAGGCAGTTGCTCTTTCCAATTGAGCTACGAAATCAATAAAAATTAGACATAAAAAAAGCACCTCTTTTGAAGGTGCTTCTTATCATAGCAGGAGAATATAATCATTATATTTCCCGATGAATGTCAGTACACCTATCTGTTAGTAAATCCCCATAAAAACACGGGTTTACATCTTGAGTAAATCGAATATCAAAATTCATATCCAGAGTCACTAGTAAATGAAGTTTGTCGTTATGTGATAGTATGTTCGTTTTCATAATCTTATTTATTTATGTATTGCAATTTTTATTATTATTCAAATTGCATTTTGTTTGTGTCTAATTTTCTGAGGCAAAGATAATGTCAAAAAAAACTAACTTCCAAATTTATTTTTAATCAACTCATTGATTTTCAATTATTTATATTTAATTTTAAAACATAAGAAGTCCTGTCCGCTTGTGTGCGGATAATTTTATTTTGTCAAATGGCTGTCTCTCATTTGGTTACTATTCAAAGCTTATATGTCGTTATTTCGTTTGGGCATGAAACATTTTGTTTATTTTTTTTAAATTATTTTTATCATTGCTATTTTTAATTTCTTTTGAACTCTTATTTCTATTATTTCACCTAAAATCATATCGAGATAAAATGCTATAAAACCAAAAAAGCGTCCCGATTAAAGGACGCTTTTGTATTAATTATTGTTTTATAAAATCAATTTACGGATTTATAGCAACACATACAACGTCCAAAAAGCCCACACGGATATACACCCGCAAAGCGATCTGATCTTTCTAATAGTATATGTTTTTGCTTGTTCATGAGGCAAATGTAGTATTATTTTTTAATTATTGATGCAATTTTTCTCGAATGCGGATCAAAGTCTGAATGGCCATTTCAAGAAGTTCATCATAAATTTTGTTGCCAGTTTTTAAATCGGTAGCTAAGGTTGAGGTAGCTAACCCAAACGAATTACTCCCCGAAATAACTTCGAAAAGGATTAGGTTTTGAGATGTGAGGTCTTAAATGGCCATCGTTTTTTGGTAGCTGCTATCTCTAATTAAAACATATTTAAAGTTTTTCAAATATTAGAATGTACCCAAAAAAGGTTACGGTTTCAAAATTTTCTTATTAGCAAATAGGCGCAAGCTACTTTTTGTTTTTTTTACTACATTTAGTACTTGAACAGTAATACTACAAATGGCAAATTTAAAAAATACTCCTGAAGTAATTAAAGTACTCCACTTTTTGGATTCAATAGGAATAACCGTGGTTGAAAAAGAATTAGACGACACCACTTTTTTACCTGGTTTGGCTTTGGGTGCCAATTGTGTTCAAATAGATTTCAACAAGTTATTGTATGCTGGCGATATTTTACACGAAGCAGGCCA
This portion of the Flavobacterium sp. CECT 9288 genome encodes:
- a CDS encoding slipin family protein, with amino-acid sequence MMLKRIKIEAYQVGLVFENRKLIEVLNEGKYWLFGNKEASIYEMKQSFVSPVELNLLLQNEVLGSMLEIIEVADNEMALYFENGIFKEVLTTGRYAFWRGYADNKFIKADLSKVHITEQIAMTLLENTKVKSFTRKFQVMSHEKALLFVNRAFTKELTAGTYYFWNNAIPVEVKTVDARMQQLEISGQELLTKDKAGLRINFFVKYQVTDILKALVANKDFEKQLYVAMQLALRAFVGGFTLDELLSKKDTIGASILAEVTAKSNDLGLVVSDAGIRDVILPGDMKEIMNQVLVAEKKAQANSIMRREETASTRSLLNTAKLMEENEMLWKLKEMEYVEKIADKIGEITISGGGNIIGQLKEIFVK